The following nucleotide sequence is from Salinigranum halophilum.
GCATTAGGGCTAGGACTCGCGTGCGCTTATTCGTACTCGCCGTTCCCACGCGATGGGAATCGGGTCGCGGGCGGGACGGTCGTCGACCCGAATCCTTAATCATCGTCCCTCGGTAATTCGACCCATGTACGACGAGGACGACCTCGACGAGATCCGTGCCTCACGCGACGAGTGGGAAGCAGAGACGCGTGACCCGACCATCGACCGCTTCGGCGAGCGCAAGGAGCGCTTCGCGACCGTCTCGAACCACGCTGTCGACGACCTGTACACCCCCGCGGACGTGGCGGACATCGACTACGACGAGGACCTCGGCTTCCCGGGCGAGTTCCCGTACACGCGCGGCCCGTACGCGACGATGTACCGTGGACGGACGTGGACGATGCGGCAGTTCGCCGGCTTCGGGACGGCCCAGGAGACGAACGAGCGCTTCCACTACCTCATCGAACACGGCCAGACCGGGCTGTCGACGGCGTTCGATATGCCCTCGCTGATGGGGAAAGACTCCGACGACCCGCTCTCAGACGGCGAGGTCGGGAAGGAGGGGGTCGCCGTCGACACGCTCCGTGACATGGAGGTCCTCTTCGACGGCATCGACATCGCCGACGTGACCACGTCGTTCACCATCAACCCCTCCGCCCCGGTCATCTACGCGATGTACGTGGCACTCGCGGACCAGCGCGGCGTCCCGCGCGAAGAGATCGACGGCACCCTCCAGAACGACATGCTGAAGGAGTTCATCGCACAGAAAGAGTGGGTCATCCCGCCGGAGCCCTCGCTGAAGCTCGTGACGGACACGGTGGAGTTCGCCGCCCAGGAGACGCCGAAGTTCAGCCCCATCTCCATCTCGGGGTATCACATCCGCGAGGCCGGCTCGACGGCGATTCAGGAACTCGCGTTCACGCTCGCCGACGGGTTCGCCTACGTCGAGGACGCCGTCGACAGAGGCCTGGCCGTCGACGAGTTCGCGCCGCAACTGTCCTTCTTCTTCAACTCACACAACTCCATCTTCGAGGAGGTGGCGAAGTTCCGCGCGGGCCGGCGCATCTACGCCCGCGTGATGGACGAGTGGTACGACGCCGAGCGGCCCGAGTCGAAGCGGCTGAAGTTCCACACCCAGACGGCGGGACAGTCGCTCACGGCCCAGCAGCCGCTGAACAACATCGTCCGGGTGACGATTCAGGCGCTCGCGGGCGTCCTCGGCGGGACACAGAGCCTCCACACCAACTCCTACGACGAGGCGCTCGCGCTCCCGGGTGAGGAGGCCGTCCGCGTCGCCCTCCGGACCCAGCAGATCATCGCCGAAGAGAGCGGCGCGGCCGACGTCATCGACCCGCTCGGGGGTTCGTTCTTCGTCGAGTCGCTCACCGAGGAGGTGGAGGCCGAGGCGATGGCCTACCTCGAGGAGATCCGCGAGATGGGCGACGGCTCCGTCCGCGACGGCGTGTTGGATGGAATCCAGCAGGGCTACTTCCACCGCGAAATCCAGGACGCCTCCTATGAGTATCAAGAACGGGTCGAAGACGGCGAGGAAGTCGTCGTCGGGGTCAACAAGTACACGATGGACGAGGACACCCGCCCCGACCTGCTGCACGTCTCCGAGGAGGTCCAAGAACGCCAGCTCACGCGGCTCGAGGAGGTCAAGGCCGAACGCGACGAGGCGGCCGTCGAGGAGGCGCTCGACGCCGTCCGTGAGGCGACGGAGAACGAGGAGAACGTGATGCCCGCGCTCGTCGACGCGGTGAAGGCCTACGCGACGATGGGCGAGATAATGCAGGTGTTCGAGACGCAGTACGGCCAGTACCGCGAGACGGTCGGACTGGTCTGAAGCGGTCGGGCGGGGTGTCGCCTCGCGCCCTCGCCGTGTCTGAGACACTCTCACATATTTCAGCGGCTGGAAACCAATGGTTTATCATGGATGATTCGGAACCTCCCTAGTGAGCTATGTCAGAAGGTGACGCGGAACTCGAGGCACGGTTGGCAGAGCAGGAGGAGTTCGAACCGCCGGAAGCGTTCGTCGAGCAGGCGAACGTCTCAGACCCTGACATCTACGACGAGTTCGAGGAGAACTGGCCCGACTGCTGGGAGAGCGCGGCCGACCTCCTCGACTGGTACGAGGGCTACGACCAGGTGCTGGACGACTCGAACCCACCCTTCTACGAGTGGTTCACGGGCGGGAAGCTGAACGTCTCACACAACTGTCTGGACCGCCACCTCGACGAGCGGGGCGACGAGGCCGCCATCGAGTGGGTCGGCGAGCCCGTCGAAGAGGACGACATCACCTACACCTACGAGGAACTGCACCGCGAGGTCAACGAGTTCGCGGCCGCGCTGAAGGAGATGGGCGTCGGCGAGGACGACGTCGTGACGATGTACATGCCGATGATTCCCGAACTGCCCATCGCCATGCTCGCCTGTGCGCGCATCGGCGCGCCGCACTCGGTGGTGTTCGCGGGCTTCTCCGCGGACGCGCTGGCGACGCGGATGAACTCGGCGGACTCGGAGTATCTCGTCACGTGCGACGGCTACTACCGCCGCGGCGACCCGCTCGACCACCTGAAGAAGGCGAACGAGGGGCTCGGTGGCGTCGACCACGACGTCCAGGGCGTCGTGGTCGCCGAGCGCCTGATGGACGGCGACGGCTTCGGACACGGCTACACGAAGAACCAGCACAGCTACGCCGACCTCGTCGCCGCCCACGAAGGCGCGACGGTCGACCCCGTCGAGCGGGACGCCGAGGACATGCTCTTTCTCATGTACACCTCGGGGACGACGGGGATGCCCAAGGGCGTGAAACACACCACCGGCGGCTACCTCGCGTGGGCGGCGTGGACCTCCCAGGCCGTCCTCGACATCAAGCCCGAGGACACGTACTTCTGTTCGGCCGACATCGGCTGGATTACCGGGCACTCGTACATCGTCTACGGCCCGCTCGCGCTGGGCACGACGACGATGATGTACGAGGGCACGCCCGACTACCCCGAGCGCGACCGCCTCTGGGAGATCATCGAGGAGTACGAGGCGACACAGCTGTACACCGCGCCCACGGCCATCCGGGCGTTCATGAAGTGGGGGAGCCAGTTCCCCGAGGGACACGACCTCTCCAGCCTCCGCCTGCTCGGCACGGTGGGTGAGCCCATCAACCCGCGCGCGTGGAAGTGGTACTACCAGCACATCGGCGACGAGGAGTGTCCCGTCGTCGACACGTGGTGGCAGACCGAGACGGGCGGCATGATGATCACGGGCCTGCCGGCGCTCAAGAAGATGAAGCCCGGCAGCGCCGGCCCGCCGCTTCCCGGGCTGGACGTGCGCATCGTCGACACCAAGGGTGAGCAGGTCGAGGCCGGTCGCGCCGGCTACCTCACGGTGCAGAAGCCGTGGCCCGGCATGCTCCGAACCCTGTACAAGAACGACGAGCGTTTCATCGAGGAGTACTGGGCCGAGTACTCCGACACCGAGTCGTCGGACGCCGCGGACTGGGTCTACTTCCCCGAGGACGGCGCGAAGATCGACGACGAGGGCTACATCACGGTGCTGGGTCGCGTCGACGACGTCATCAACGTCTCCGGCCACCGGCTGGGGACGATGGAGATCGAGTCGGCAATCGTCGGCGTCGAGGGCGTCGCCGAGGCGGCCGTCGTCGGCGGTGAACACGACATCAAGGGCGAGGCGGTGTACGCCTACGTCATCCTCGAGGACGGCTTCGAGGGCGACGACGAGATGAGCGCGGCCATCGTCGAGGGTGTCGAGGACGCTATCGGCCCCATCGCACGACCCGAGCAGGTCGTCTTCACGCCCGAACTCCCCAAGACGCGGTCGGGGAAGATCATGCGCCGCCTCCTCGAACAGATCGCCAACGAGGAGGAACTCGGCGACACGACGACGCTACGCAACCCCGAGATCGTCGAGGACATCCAAGAGCAGGTCCAGAGCGACTGAGCGGGGCGCGTCGACCACTCGAACTCGCGTTTTTTGTACCGTTCACCCCTCGAGCACCTGCGCTCCTCGTCGTCGGCCGTGCCGTCGACGCGGAGTTCGTCGCCCGACCCGTGTCCGGCGTTCCGTCGTGGACCCGCGTGCGACACCCGTCGACGGGACCGACTCCCACCTACAGTGTCAGACGGGGTATCTGTCCGAGCGAGATGGCGCGTCCAGTGTCGTATCACCCAGTCGGTAACTGTGTCGCCGAGACGGCGGCGTGTCGGTGGGCCTCACCTGTGCAGCGGTGCTTCGCGGCGTTTACCCTCTTTTTCGCCGTTCGACCGCTCGTGCGCCGTGGTATCGTTTGTGAAATATCGAGAAGCGTATAACATTGACTCCAGTATCCTTATTTTCCCGTGTGTCGAACGGTTGATATCGATGGTGTCTCCTCCCGATATCCGCCCACCCGACTCGGACCGCCTCTTGCAGTACGAGGTGTCGGTGGAGGAGTCGCTCAGCGACGCGGTGTTGCGCGCCGCTGGAACGCTCCTCGACGACCTCACGTCGGTCCGGCCCCTGTCGTCGGTCATCGACGTCGAATCGATCGATACCCTCTTCGACCACCGTCGCGACGCCGAGAGCGGGTCGGACACACGCGTCATCGCGTTCGTCGCCTGGGACCTCCAGTTCGTCGTCACCGCGAGCACCATCGAAGTGTACGAGGCGGACACGCCGCTCGAGTGACGACCGACGGTCGGTGTAAAGACCGCCGTGCCCGCAATCTATTTCATGAACGTCCGTAAACGACCCTCGTATGGAGAAACCACTCCTCGTGACCGACTTTCTGGACCGGGCGCGACGACACTACGCCGACCAGGAAGCGGTACTCGCGACGACCGGTGAACGCTACACGTACGCGGAACTCGGCGACCGGGTCGACGGGTTCGCCGCCGCGCTCCAGTCCCGTGGTATCGAGAAGGGCGACCGCGTGGCCGTCTTGGACCCGAACACGCACTACCACCTCGAAGCGGCCTACGCCTCCTTCGAGTGTGGCGCGGTCCACACACCGCTGAACTACCGACTGGTGGCGAGCGACTTCGAGTACATCCTGAACGACGCCGGCGTGAAGGCCATCTACGCCGACTACGACTACGCGGACAAGATCGAGGCGGTCCGCGACGAGGTGCCCACCGAGGTGTTCATCACGAACGACACCGAGAAGGTCGACGGCGACTGGCTGTCGTTCGACGACCTCGTCGAGGAGGAGGGGACTCACGAGCGCCCCGAGATGCACGAAGACGAGATCGTCACCATCAACTACACCTCGGGGACGACCGGCGACCCGAAGGGCGTCTGCCGCACCCACCGGACCGAGACCATCCACGCGTACCTCGTCAGCATCCACCAGGAGATCACCGACGGCGACGTCTACTACTGGACGCTCCCGATGTTCCACGTCAACGGCTGGGGTCACATCTACGCCGTCACGGGGCTGGGCGCGCGCCACGTCTGCACCCGTGGGGTCGACGCCGAACACATCTTCGAGTCCATCCGGAACGAGGACGTCTCGTACCTCTGTGCCGCGCCGACGGTGCTGAAACTGCTGATGGAGTACTACGAGGAACACGACCCCGAACCGACGGGCGCGAACCCGGTGCGCGTCGCAACGGCCGGTGCGGCCCCGCCGGAAGCGACCATCCGCGCGGTCGAAGACGAGTTCGGCTGGTACCTGAAACACGTCTACGGCGCGACCGAGACGGGGCCGCTCATCACCACCTCCGACACGAAGCGGCTGTTCGACCCCGACTCCGACTCCCGGTTCGCGGTCAAGAAGAAGCAGGGAATCGGCTACCTCGGGACCGAGGTTCGCGTCGTCGACGAGGACGGCAACGACGTGCCCAGAGACGGCACGACCATCGGGGAGATCGTCGTCCGCGGCAACCAGGTGATGGACGGCTACTGGGAGAAACCCGAAGCCACCGAGGAGGCGTTCAACGACCGCGTCGAGGGGTACTACCACATGGGCGACCTCGCCGCGATGGACGAACACGGGATGCTCATCATCCAGGACCGCAAGAAGGACATCATCATCTCCGGCGGGGAGAACATCTCGTCGCTCGAACTGGAAGACACCCTGTTCGACCACCCCCAGGTCGGCGACGTCGCGGTCATCCCCGCACCCTCCGACGAGTGGGGCGAGGTCCCGAAGGCGTTCGTCGTCCCGAAGAGCGGCGACCCGAACGACCCCGGCACCTCGGAGTCCGAACTCGTCGAGTTCTGCCGTGAGCGCATCGCGACGTACAAGGTGCCCAAAGAGATCGAGTTCGTGAAGGCGCTTCCGAAGACCGCGACCGGGAAAATCCAGAAGTACGAACTCCGCGAGCAGGAGTGGGAAGACGAAGACCGGATGGTCGGCCAGGGATAGCGAACGTCAGTCGTTCCGGCGGTCGACGAGGTCGATCGCCCGGTCGATGAACCGTCGCGGCGTCGAGCGCGTCGACGCCGCAGCGTCGTCTTCGGTGTTCCGTGCTTCGTCTGCGTCCGCGTCCGCGTCTGCGTCCGTATCTCGCGTCCCCACAGCAGCGGCACCGTCCGACGCGACCGTCTCGATGTCGTCGTCCCCGGGGACTGGCGCCCCCGTGTCATCGTCCGCGTCGGTGAGCCCTCCCGTGTCATCGCCGGCCGCTGTCGTGGCCGATTCCGCGTCGTCGGACGCTGTGGTGGGTGCGTCCGTCTCTTCGTCGTCTCCGGGACGAGCGGACGCCGTCGTCCGGTCGGCCACGTCGGCGGACGCGCCGCCGTCGGGGTCAACCCGCTCGGCGTCGTCACCGTCGATGTCCTCGCTTCCGACGGTGCCGGGGTCGACATCGCCCTCGTCTTCGTGCTCGTCGTCGTCCGGGTCCCTGTCGTCGGAGATGGCGGATATCACTCGGCCAGTCGTCTCGGGCGGAGCCGTTCCCGCCTCATCGGTGACGGCGTCCGCGTCGTGGACCGCCGTCGTACGTGGCCCGGCGTCCTCCCCGTTCGTCCGGATCGACGAGGAAGCGGCCGTCGTCCCGTTCTCCGGTCGACCGTTCGTCGCTTCGGTGACGACGCCCGTTGGCCGCACCTCGGGTTTCGTGTCGACATCGTCCGTGTCGTCGGCGTCCACGTCGCCCTCGTCCTCTTCGGTGCTATCGACGAACGCGAAGCCGCTCCCTTCGCCGTCGAGCCTGTCCGCAGAGAGGACCGTCGACCTGGTCGCACCGAGGGCGTCGACCCGCTCCGCGACGCGCTCGCCGAGGGCTCGATACGCCGCCGCGGCGTCGCTGTCGCGCTCGGCGACGACAACCGGCCGTCCGGTGTCCTGGGCGTCCGCGACGGCGGTGTCCTCCGGGACGTGTCCGAGCAGGTCCACGGAGAGGAAGTCGGCGATGTGGTCGACGCCGGGCGACCGGCCGGTCCCGGACCTGACGAAGACGACGCCGGCGACGCTCCCACCGACCTGTCGTGTGAGGTCGCGCGTCTTCTTCGTGTCGCGGACGGACGCGACGCGCGGCGACGAGACCAACACCGTCTCGTCGGCGAGTGCGAGCGCGAGGACGGCGCTCGGCATCACCCCCGCGCCGGTGTCGAGGACCACCACGTCGTACGCGAACCGGAGGGTCTCGAGGACGCCCGGCATCGCGTCGACGTCGGCGTTCACGAACCCTCGGAGCGTCGCCCCGCTCGGCAGCACGTCGAAGCCACCTGGCGCGTCGTAGGTGGCGTCTACCACACTCACCGTCCCACCCAGCACCTCGTGCAGCGTCGGGTCTTCCCCCTCGAGTCGGACGTCGATGTCCAGAAAGTCGCCGACGTTGGCCATCGCCAGGTCGAGTTCGACGAGGACGACGTCGTAGCCCGTCTCGGACAGAACCGTACTGAGATTGATACTGGTCGTCGTCTTCCCGACACCTCCTTTCGACCCCGCCACCGCGAACACCACCCCGTTACCCATGCGCATACGTCCATCTGCTCCGCTGTCGGACCTGTATGTTTCTAGCCGGATATCAATAGAGATACTCAGGACGGACCGCGCGCCGACCGACGCTCGCGGACGTGGTGGCCGAGTGACGAGAGTCGAGCACTCGCCCGAGTCCGGACGGCCACGAGGTGTCGCCAGGTCCCGATTCAGTCGGTCCGTCGGTCGACGAGGTCGATCGCCCGGTCGATGAACCGCTTCGTAGCCGACTGCTTCGACCCCCACGACTCGTCTTCCGGTTGCGGCTCCGCCGGCCCGTCAGCCAGCGTGAGCGACTCCTCGGGCGAGCGGTCCTCGTCTTCCGTGTGCCGACCGTTACTCGCGTGCCGACCGGTGTGTTCCTGCGGTTCGTGACCCTGCGGTCGGTCGGCTTCGCCCTCCCGGTCGCTTGCTCCGTCCGCGTCGTCCGACTGACCGTCTCCGTCGGTCTCGATGGATTCGAGTCGGGCCGCGATCTCGTCGTCGGTCGCCCCGGCCGGCGCGTGGTCGTCGTCCGCTCGCTGGACGCGTCTCCTCCCCCGTCGCGTCCGGGCCGAGTCGTCGTCCGTCTGTCGTCTGGTCTCGTCGCCAGAGAGCTCGGGTGACCGGTCGACCGTGGTCCCGTTCGTCGTGGCGGTCGCGGCCGTCTGTCCGTTCGCGGCCTCCACCCCGACGCTCGGTGCGTCCGGCGGGTCGGCGGCTGTGGTCCCCGCGTCGTCACCGTCGTCGCTCCCCGCGTCCCCGTCGACGAAGCTGAACCCGTCGGCGTCGTTCTCGTCGCCCGTCGAGAGCGCCGTGTCGTCTGGTCCCCCGGCGTCGACCATCGCCGCTTGCTCTTCGTCGCGCGTGTTGGCCGCCTTGAGCGTCCCGACGCGCTCGTGGATGCGAGAGCCGAGGGCCCGGTACGCCGCCGCGGCGTCGCTGTCCCCTCTGGCGACGACGACCGGCCGTCCCACGTCCTGTGCGCTCGCGACGGCGGTGTCCTCCGGGACGTGTCCGAGCAGGTCCACGGAGAGGAAGTCGGCGATGCGGTCGACGCCGGGTGACCGACCGCTCCCGGACTTGATGAAGACGACGCCGGCGACGCTCCCGCCGACGTGTCGGACCAAGTCGCGCGTCTTCTTCGTGTCGCGGACGGACGCGACGCGCGGTGACGAGACCAACACCGTCTCGTCCGCGAGCGAGAGAGGGAGGACCGTCTCGGCACCCAGCCCCGCTCCGGTGTCGAGGACCACCACGTCGTAGGCCGCACGAACCTCTCGGACGACGTCGGCGGCCGCGTCGATGTTCGCGTTCGCGAACCCCTGGAGCGTCGCCCCGCTCGGCACCACGTCGAAGCCGCCGGGGGCCTCGTAGGTGGCGTCGGCCACGCTCGCGGCGTCCGCCAGCACCTCGTGCAGCGTCGGGTCGCGGCCGTGTTCGAGGCGCACGTCGAGGTCGAGGAAGTCGCCGACGTTCGCCATCGCCAGGTCGAGTTCGACGAGGACGACGTCGTGACCGACCTCCGCCAACACCGCGCTGAGGTTGATACTGGTCGTGGTCTTTCCGACCCCCCCTTTCGCCCCCGCGATTGCGAGGACCACTCCAGTAGCCATACACACCGGTTACGGCTCTAACATTTGTACGTTTTCACCCAAGTATCGAACATGAGAACTCCGAGACAGGTGTGTCGGCGAGGGAAGACGCGCTCAGAGGTAAGCCGCGTCCCACCGGGTCGCCTTGCTCCGATTCCCGCACGCACCGCACTCGAGGCGTTCCATGGTGTCCATGACGACGCCCGTGTTCCCGCACGAACACGCCCAGCCGTAGCGTTCCTCGCGGTCGGTGTCCAGATACATCGCGTGGAAGACGCCGCCGGAGCCACGGACGGTCTCGTCGTGTGCGACGTACACCGTCCGACCGTTGACGGCCCGCTCCTCGAGGTCGCCGTCGTACTCGCCGGGGTCGGGGAACTTGACGTACACGCGCTCGGCGAACTCCTTCCCACTGATGTTGATGATCCGTTCGCCCGCGGCCGTGAAGCCGTGGTCGTCGTAGAACTCCGTTCCCATCTCGTTGGCGACGAGGACGGCCCCCTCGAGTCGCTCGACGCCCGCGCCGAGGAGTTCGTCCTCCAGCGCCGCCAGCAACTCCGCGCCGATGCCTCGACCGCGGTGGTCGGGGGCGACGTGGAGCCAGTCGATCTCGCCGACGACCTCGCGCCGGGAGACGACGTAGCTCTGGACGAAGCCGACGAGTTCGCCGTCGTCCTCGGCGACGACGAAGTAGGTATCCTCGGCCGCGAGGTCGTCGGCGAGGTCCGCCGAGTCGTACCAGCGCTCGATGACGGAGTCGATGAGGTCGTGGTCCAGCGCGTGCCCGTACGATTCCGCGAGCGATTCGCGTGCGACACGCCGTATCTCTGCAACGTCGTCGGCCGTTGCCTGACGGATGTCCATATCTAGTACACACTTCGATACGCCTTAACAATGTTACTCCCTCGCACTCGCTCACGTGGATTGATTACGCCCGAGAGTGAGGTGGGGGCCATGTCCGAGACGACGGCGCTGTGCTTCGACATGTACGGGACGCTGTGTGACACGTCGAGCGTCACGCGACGGCTCGGTGAGGTCCTCGACCTCTCGGGTGTCCTCACCGACGCGGTCGACGCGACGTGGCGCCGAAAACAGCTCCAGTACTCGTATCAGGCGGCACAGATGGACGCGTACGAGCCGTTCTGGGAGGTCACGGGGCGTGCGCTCGACTACGCGCTCGCGGAGTACGACATCGACCCGACGCCCGAGGAACGCGAACGGGTCGTCGAGGCGTACGACCACCTCTCGCCGTACCCCGACGCCGCTGCGACGCTCGAGGAACTCGGCGACGCGGGCTACACGGTGACGGTCCTCTCGAACGGCAACCCGGCGATGCTGGAACGACTCGCGGAGAACGCGGGGCTCACACCACATCTCGACGACATCATCAGCGCGGACGAGGTGAGGACGTTCAAGCCCGACCCCGCAGTGTACGAGAACGCGGCGCGTCGACTCGGCGAGGACATCGGTGCGTGCCGACTCGTCTCCGCGAACGCCTGGGACGCCGCGGGTGCGGGCAACGCCGGGATGGGCGTCGCGTGGGTCAACCGTCGGCGT
It contains:
- a CDS encoding acyl-CoA mutase large subunit family protein; the encoded protein is MYDEDDLDEIRASRDEWEAETRDPTIDRFGERKERFATVSNHAVDDLYTPADVADIDYDEDLGFPGEFPYTRGPYATMYRGRTWTMRQFAGFGTAQETNERFHYLIEHGQTGLSTAFDMPSLMGKDSDDPLSDGEVGKEGVAVDTLRDMEVLFDGIDIADVTTSFTINPSAPVIYAMYVALADQRGVPREEIDGTLQNDMLKEFIAQKEWVIPPEPSLKLVTDTVEFAAQETPKFSPISISGYHIREAGSTAIQELAFTLADGFAYVEDAVDRGLAVDEFAPQLSFFFNSHNSIFEEVAKFRAGRRIYARVMDEWYDAERPESKRLKFHTQTAGQSLTAQQPLNNIVRVTIQALAGVLGGTQSLHTNSYDEALALPGEEAVRVALRTQQIIAEESGAADVIDPLGGSFFVESLTEEVEAEAMAYLEEIREMGDGSVRDGVLDGIQQGYFHREIQDASYEYQERVEDGEEVVVGVNKYTMDEDTRPDLLHVSEEVQERQLTRLEEVKAERDEAAVEEALDAVREATENEENVMPALVDAVKAYATMGEIMQVFETQYGQYRETVGLV
- the acs gene encoding acetate--CoA ligase → MSEGDAELEARLAEQEEFEPPEAFVEQANVSDPDIYDEFEENWPDCWESAADLLDWYEGYDQVLDDSNPPFYEWFTGGKLNVSHNCLDRHLDERGDEAAIEWVGEPVEEDDITYTYEELHREVNEFAAALKEMGVGEDDVVTMYMPMIPELPIAMLACARIGAPHSVVFAGFSADALATRMNSADSEYLVTCDGYYRRGDPLDHLKKANEGLGGVDHDVQGVVVAERLMDGDGFGHGYTKNQHSYADLVAAHEGATVDPVERDAEDMLFLMYTSGTTGMPKGVKHTTGGYLAWAAWTSQAVLDIKPEDTYFCSADIGWITGHSYIVYGPLALGTTTMMYEGTPDYPERDRLWEIIEEYEATQLYTAPTAIRAFMKWGSQFPEGHDLSSLRLLGTVGEPINPRAWKWYYQHIGDEECPVVDTWWQTETGGMMITGLPALKKMKPGSAGPPLPGLDVRIVDTKGEQVEAGRAGYLTVQKPWPGMLRTLYKNDERFIEEYWAEYSDTESSDAADWVYFPEDGAKIDDEGYITVLGRVDDVINVSGHRLGTMEIESAIVGVEGVAEAAVVGGEHDIKGEAVYAYVILEDGFEGDDEMSAAIVEGVEDAIGPIARPEQVVFTPELPKTRSGKIMRRLLEQIANEEELGDTTTLRNPEIVEDIQEQVQSD
- a CDS encoding HalOD1 output domain-containing protein, with the translated sequence MVSPPDIRPPDSDRLLQYEVSVEESLSDAVLRAAGTLLDDLTSVRPLSSVIDVESIDTLFDHRRDAESGSDTRVIAFVAWDLQFVVTASTIEVYEADTPLE
- a CDS encoding long-chain-fatty-acid--CoA ligase yields the protein MEKPLLVTDFLDRARRHYADQEAVLATTGERYTYAELGDRVDGFAAALQSRGIEKGDRVAVLDPNTHYHLEAAYASFECGAVHTPLNYRLVASDFEYILNDAGVKAIYADYDYADKIEAVRDEVPTEVFITNDTEKVDGDWLSFDDLVEEEGTHERPEMHEDEIVTINYTSGTTGDPKGVCRTHRTETIHAYLVSIHQEITDGDVYYWTLPMFHVNGWGHIYAVTGLGARHVCTRGVDAEHIFESIRNEDVSYLCAAPTVLKLLMEYYEEHDPEPTGANPVRVATAGAAPPEATIRAVEDEFGWYLKHVYGATETGPLITTSDTKRLFDPDSDSRFAVKKKQGIGYLGTEVRVVDEDGNDVPRDGTTIGEIVVRGNQVMDGYWEKPEATEEAFNDRVEGYYHMGDLAAMDEHGMLIIQDRKKDIIISGGENISSLELEDTLFDHPQVGDVAVIPAPSDEWGEVPKAFVVPKSGDPNDPGTSESELVEFCRERIATYKVPKEIEFVKALPKTATGKIQKYELREQEWEDEDRMVGQG
- a CDS encoding P-loop NTPase: MRMGNGVVFAVAGSKGGVGKTTTSINLSTVLSETGYDVVLVELDLAMANVGDFLDIDVRLEGEDPTLHEVLGGTVSVVDATYDAPGGFDVLPSGATLRGFVNADVDAMPGVLETLRFAYDVVVLDTGAGVMPSAVLALALADETVLVSSPRVASVRDTKKTRDLTRQVGGSVAGVVFVRSGTGRSPGVDHIADFLSVDLLGHVPEDTAVADAQDTGRPVVVAERDSDAAAAYRALGERVAERVDALGATRSTVLSADRLDGEGSGFAFVDSTEEDEGDVDADDTDDVDTKPEVRPTGVVTEATNGRPENGTTAASSSIRTNGEDAGPRTTAVHDADAVTDEAGTAPPETTGRVISAISDDRDPDDDEHEDEGDVDPGTVGSEDIDGDDAERVDPDGGASADVADRTTASARPGDDEETDAPTTASDDAESATTAAGDDTGGLTDADDDTGAPVPGDDDIETVASDGAAAVGTRDTDADADADADEARNTEDDAAASTRSTPRRFIDRAIDLVDRRND
- a CDS encoding AAA family ATPase, coding for MATGVVLAIAGAKGGVGKTTTSINLSAVLAEVGHDVVLVELDLAMANVGDFLDLDVRLEHGRDPTLHEVLADAASVADATYEAPGGFDVVPSGATLQGFANANIDAAADVVREVRAAYDVVVLDTGAGLGAETVLPLSLADETVLVSSPRVASVRDTKKTRDLVRHVGGSVAGVVFIKSGSGRSPGVDRIADFLSVDLLGHVPEDTAVASAQDVGRPVVVARGDSDAAAAYRALGSRIHERVGTLKAANTRDEEQAAMVDAGGPDDTALSTGDENDADGFSFVDGDAGSDDGDDAGTTAADPPDAPSVGVEAANGQTAATATTNGTTVDRSPELSGDETRRQTDDDSARTRRGRRRVQRADDDHAPAGATDDEIAARLESIETDGDGQSDDADGASDREGEADRPQGHEPQEHTGRHASNGRHTEDEDRSPEESLTLADGPAEPQPEDESWGSKQSATKRFIDRAIDLVDRRTD
- a CDS encoding GNAT family N-acetyltransferase: MDIRQATADDVAEIRRVARESLAESYGHALDHDLIDSVIERWYDSADLADDLAAEDTYFVVAEDDGELVGFVQSYVVSRREVVGEIDWLHVAPDHRGRGIGAELLAALEDELLGAGVERLEGAVLVANEMGTEFYDDHGFTAAGERIINISGKEFAERVYVKFPDPGEYDGDLEERAVNGRTVYVAHDETVRGSGGVFHAMYLDTDREERYGWACSCGNTGVVMDTMERLECGACGNRSKATRWDAAYL
- a CDS encoding haloacid dehalogenase type II, with amino-acid sequence MSETTALCFDMYGTLCDTSSVTRRLGEVLDLSGVLTDAVDATWRRKQLQYSYQAAQMDAYEPFWEVTGRALDYALAEYDIDPTPEERERVVEAYDHLSPYPDAAATLEELGDAGYTVTVLSNGNPAMLERLAENAGLTPHLDDIISADEVRTFKPDPAVYENAARRLGEDIGACRLVSANAWDAAGAGNAGMGVAWVNRRRDPPEAIGPVPETVVDSLARLPDALGRA